The Leptospira licerasiae serovar Varillal str. VAR 010 genome segment TGGCTTTGGAGAATTATGGTCCGCCCTTGGAGACTGATCCGACTGAGCAGAATGTTCGGATTCTTTATCATAGTAGCAATTAAGTCCCTTTTTGTAAAAAAGAAGAAGTAATTATTTCGGATTCTTTATGCCACGCAGAGGCGCAAAGACGCAGGGTTTTTAAGAATACTGGTGTAGGAGTTCCTACAGAGGATGAACATTATAAGGGAATGCGTTGTTGGAATTCCTACAAAACAAACTCTGCGATTCCGTGTCTCTGCGTGAGAAAAGCCTTCCGACGACTCTTGACAAGCTCTGCATCTTTATTTACGCACCAAGTCCTTAATCGAATCAAGCGTAGGCGAAACCCAGTCTTCTAAGAGAGGCTCTCTTTTAAGAGCTTCTTTTTTGAATAAAAGGTCTTTGTTGGAAAGTGCGATTTCGCTTGCCTCATTGATCTTGCGAGCGGTTTCAATTGCCTTCCAATAATTCTGCAATGCTAAAGCAGTGTAATTCTCGGACTCTTGTGCGTTCGCTTTTTTAGAAAGAGTTTCGTAGCAAGCGCCAATATTATTATAAGCTGCAGTCAGAGTTTGGTATACTTCTTGGTGGTATGGATCTTCCGTTTTAGGAGAACTCATCTGAGGAAGTTTTTCTTCCATATCGTCTTTGACCCTCAGGAAATATCCCAGAGCAGTTTTTGTCTGGCCTGTATAGAAGAATGCATTTCCTTTTGCCATGAGAAGTGTAGGATTATAATATTCATCCTTATCTTCGAAACCCGTCCAATCAGCCAAAGATTTGTCGAAGTCCGAGTCCATATATTCCACCCAGCCTTTGAAAAATTTCATTTCTCTCAGCATGGAGGCGGGGAGTTCTCTTCTCCATTTGCGAATGAGTTCGAATTTAGGTTCTTCTGAATCCACTTTTGCAAATTCTTGGAGGGAATTCCTAAGTTCGTTTCTACGATTTCTTTTTTCCTCTTCTTCTTTTAAGACGGAAAGGCTTTTTCCATCGGATTCAGAACGAGCACGGAAAGGATAAATTTTACGACCTGGAAATTCTTTCAGGGAATCCTTGTCGGAAAGTCCAGCGGACAATAAATATCTGATCTTTCCAAGATCGAAATGGATACGAGCAGGATTTCCTTCGAATAATGTTTCATCTTCGTCTTTGGAGCCGAACCAACGTTCGCTCGTTTCGTAACGAGATTCCGCTTCTTTTAAAAGGTCTTTTGCTTCTTCAAAATTTCCGACTCGGATGGAATGTTCCGCGAGTTCAAGAACCGCTAACCAATGTTTTGGATCTAAAGTGGCCGCTTTTTCGAAGAACCTTCTCGCTTGGCTATTTTCCTTCTGAGAAAGATAATACTTTCCTCTTTGATAATAACCTTCCGCGTAATTTTTTCCTTCTATCTCAACTCCGGTCCTTTCGTCTTCCTTCGACTTTCTATAGATGGTATCTAAGAGTCGGATCGCACTTTCTTCTATTTCGATTCCGGAAACTTGGTCTACGGGATTGATATTGTATTTTATCCTAAGTTCTTCAGGATCGATTGCAGCATAAAAGGATGCTAACTTTGCGAGAGTGTAGAAGGGCAGCTCAGACTCCATGTCTAGATTGTTCCTAAGCAGACGGTGATGATTCAGGACGAATTGAGGATCCCCGCTTTCTTTCCACATTTCCAAATAAGTGGAAACTAAACCTGCTTGGCCAGGGATACTTTTAGGATTCGCTTCCACAATTCGATTGTAAAAGGACGCCGCTTTTCCGAATTCTCTTCTATTATAATATATTTTTGCGATACCCGCGGTCGAATCCTCGTCATAAGGACTTTCTCCGTCGGTGAATACTTTGGAATAATAATCAACAGCTAACGCGTCGTTTTTATATCTTCCTTTTTTTCCTTCGGTTGGCTCTGCAAAATCAGGCATGATCTGTGAATGGAACCAGCCAAGGTTTCTGTAGGTATTATTATCGTGAGTCCTTTCTTTCAGTCTCATCGTAAGGAATGCGCCGGCGATCAATACTTTTCGAGGGGTTTTTTCCTGGTCTAAAAGGAATTTGATCCCTTCTATCCCTTGGTTTACACCCTTATTCGTTTTGAGCTTTTTATCGTTCCAAGATTCTCCTTGGGCCAATCTAACCATTGGAGATTGTTCCCTTTTATTCCAAGAATCTAATGTTCCCATTCCAAGATCCGGCTCTATCTTACCGAATAATTTTTGGAAGGAAAGTTCGTATTCTCCTGCTCGGCTATATTCCACTCCGTACAGGTTCATATATTTCAGATTATAAGGATCGATATCGAATCCTTTATCATAAGAATCTTCTATACTGATCAGGTATTTTTTTCTATCTTCCTCACCTAAAGTTCCTGCGAACCTTTTGGCCCCCATTTCACGGATCTGTTCCAGACCCGCTTCATAATTTTGAGCGGCCTGTCTAGGAAGAATGATATGTTTGTAAGTGAAATAACTTCCGAATCCGATCAATAGGGCCGCTGCAGCAGCGAAGAATGTCCTACGGATCTTCTTCCTTCTTTCTAATACACCTTCTCTCGTATAGATCGGGTCAGAAGAAATGATCGGAACACCATCTGCGGAGTAGGCGCCGCTTCTATCAGTGAGAGCGACTGTGACTCCTAATGCGGATGATAAGAAAGCCGCAATATCCTCGGGAGTACTTTCTATTTTAATAAGTTCTAATAGATCTCTCTGAGCCTTTTTAGAAAGACGGTCTTGGACAATGGACTCTATGACCGTTCTGCGTAAAAGTGGAGGATAACGAAGGATTTCCCTTTGGATGATCGCAAGTTCTTCGTCGGTAAGGGATTTATCTATCTCGTCCTTATCTTCTCCGCCTAAAGAACGTAGGTCTTCTTCAAATGCGGCAGCTCCGAGATCCTCGTCTCCTGAGTCCGAATCCAGATCGGGAGAGAAGCTGGTGAAATCGGAAGATTCCGGAACAGATTCCATCTCCATTTGGGAAGCCGGTTCTGTCGCAAAATCAGCGAATGGATCCGATTCCGGAACGGAAGTTGCGCCGGAAAGATCCGAGAATGGATCGTGATCTCCACCGGAAACCGGTGCGAAATCCGCAAAAGGATCTGAGTCTGTAGGAGCTTCGGCAAAATTATCTCCTCCAAAGTCTCCAGAATCGGAAGGTTCAGAATCGAAACCGCCTAAATCTCCAAAATCGGAGTCGCCGGAAGTGGGGGAGGCGCCGAACGGATCACCTTCCTCTAAACCGAATTCGTCTCCTGGAGTATCTTCCATTCCGGAAGCATCAAATGCCGCAAATGGATCGTCTCCACCTGAGCTTGTAGGTTCTTCTCCGCCCATACCGGCGAACGGGTCATCCGAATCTGAGGAAGGCGCAGCACCGAAGTCGTCCATTCCCAGATCAGAATCCGCAAATGGATCCGCACTTGGGGTGGAACCAAAGTCTTCGGTAGGAGAAGTGTCAAAAGGGGTATCCAGTGCAGGAGCGGAATCGAATCCGCCGAATGGATCTTCATCACTTGTAGGAGCTCCGAAATCCTCTAGTTCCGCACTTGGTTCTTCCGGCTCGGACGGTGCCCCGAAATCATCCAGGCCTGAGTCCTCAAATGGGTCCGATTCCGCTTCAGGGGGTGCAAAATCGCCGAAATCGTCAGCTGTAGGAGCTTCGTCAAATCCTCCAAAAGGATCTTCTCCCGCATCTGCACTCGGTTCGCCCCCTTGGGAAGGCTCGGTTAATAATTCGTCTAGATCGATATCATCGTCTTCAGAGAAAGATAATGGCTTTGGCTTTTGAGTAGGCTCGGCTTCTTCTTCGTCGCCAAGATCGAAACTTTCTTCGGATCCTTCTTCCGATTGGTCCTCATCGTCGTCTCCGATTGATATAGGAACGCCGTATCCCATCTTTTCACGGAAAGTGGAAAGCATAGGATTCAAATCTTCGGAGGATTCCGGATTCTTGTTCAACGGATCCAAGATGGAGCGGATCTGATCCAGTTCCTGTTCTGAATAATCAGCCATAAAGTCCTTCCAATAGTATCGGCTGGTCTTTGAAAGAGCAAAGATTTTTTCCTTATGTCGGATCTAGGACAAGCCCCGGAAATACGCTTAGGGTTTCCGGGAAAACCTACGACAATCGGTTTATGGTGCATAAAGCCAAGGCGATTGCCTTACTTACCTTGATATTGACCTTCGCACTTGCTGCGGAAGACGCGGAAGATTGGATCGGAGCCTTCCGATCCGTGGATTATGAGGAAGGAGAAGAAGCCCTTCCCGAGGAAAAAATTTATTATTTCTGGCAATTGGAGAATTTGAGAAAGGCGGTACCGCCTAGATTTATCCGATTCGTGGATACATTCTCTGCCTTAAAGACCGGAAAATTATTGAACCGCGGAGTATTGTTCAGTTACGAAGGACTTGCAAACGACGAGGTAAGCGTTTGCGGAGAATTCAATCACTGGCAATGTGTTTCCTTACAGAAGAACGATAAGGGAATTTTTTACGGAGTAGTGGATATTCACGGAGACCAACTCTACGAAGCGAAACCAGCTTATGAATACAAGTTCAAGGTAGACGGTATATTCACACATGATCCAGAAAACCCAGACACTGTAGAAGATGGGGAAGGTTCTCTAGTTTCTAGGATCGCATTCAGAGAAGGCGGACCTAACAAACAGACAAGCACCAGGGTCCTAGAAGATTCTCCTTACGAAGAAAAAGAATTTAGAACGGTTGAATTCAGGATTTATCAACCGCAAGCGGAGTCGGTAAGTCTCATTGGAGATTTTAACCATTGGGATCCTGAATCCGACTTTTTGATCAAAGAAAGGAATGGAACTTTTCGAGTAGTCAAAAAATTGAAACCGGGAGAATACCAATACAATTTCCTAGTAGATGGAAAGATCATAGTGGATACTTATAATCCGCTTACGGTGTTAAGAGAAGACACCGGAGAGATCTCGTCTGCATTATTAGTTCCGACTAGAACCGGAGTTTTGGAAAGAAAGAAGATTGACCCCTAAGGTATAAGAACGGATTGTTTAGATCCGTTCTATGGAAAAGTTGCGTCTCTCCGTATATTTGGTAATCGGGATCATCGTTATCCTGATCATTTTTACCCTGCTAAAAAGTTGGTTCGTATACGACAGAGGGATCGAGCTTGCAAAACATCCGTCTAACAGCATTCAGACTGTATATGTGGAGCCGGATGACGATCTAGTGGAACATTCTTCCGTAGTTTGGGGAAAATTCTTATACTACCCGCTCGGCCTCAATAGGGACAGAGAAAACTTCGGTCCCCGTAAAACGTTAAACCATGCTCAAAATCTTGTGTTTGTAGATCTTCAAACCGGAAGGAACCGCAAGGTATTCAATAAGAGTGTATACATCTGGGATTACTTTTACGGAGCGGAGCCTGAAAAGTCGAGTTCCGATTCGGAGACGCAAGAAATCTCCGAGGATGTGTTTCTTGGCCTAAAAACAGGAAAAAAATTCGTGATCGTAGGAATGCCTGAGGATACGAACAAGGACGGGTATCTGAACCAAAAGGATTCAAAAAAGGTTTTCGTGTACGATCCGAACTCCGATGAGCTAGTTCCTATTCTTCCCAAAAAATTCTATTTGGAAAAAATCCTGCCAGACACTCCGGAAAATAAACTAGTAATGATCGTAAAAAGAGAAGAAGAGTCCAGCCCAAACAAAAAGAAGCCGAACCTTCCTACATTATATATTTATGATACTCTTCAAAAAAGAGGCCAGATGATAGAGCGCCCGTAGGCGCACTTTTACTGATGCCGATGTTGGAACTCCAACACGCGCGAGTCTTTTACTCTTCCTGAGATTCTAACCATCTCTCCGCTTCTAAAGCCGCCATACATCCGGAGCCCGCAGCGGTGATCGCTTGTCTATAAGTTTTGTCCTGAACATCTCCTGCAGCAAACACACCTTCTACACTTGTGCGGGTCGTGCCTGGAACGGTTTTGATATAACCGGTTTCGTCCAGATCCAGTTGGCCTTCGAAAATTTCAGTATTCGGCTTATGGCCGATCGCGTAAAACAATCCCCCAACAGGAAGTTCTTTCGTCTTTCCGGTAGTAAGTTCTTTCACAGCAAGAGAAGTGAGTTGGTTTCCATTTCCTTGTGCGCTTTCAACAGCTGTATTCCAGATAATTTCTATCTTAGGATGAGTGGTCGCTCTTTTCTGCATGATCTTAGAGGCTCTTAAAGAATCTCTTCTGTGGATCAGATATACTTTAGATGCAAACTTGGTTAAGTGAGCCGCTTCTTCTACCGCGGAATCACCTCCGCCTACAACTGCCAATTCTTTGTTTCTGTAAATTGGAAGCGCACCGTCGCAAACAGCACAGGCGGAAATTCCTTTTTGCCAATAAGAATCTTCGCCAGGGATGAACATCCTTTTTGCAGTAGCACCGGTTGCTATGATCACAGTTTCCGCTTCTATCAATTCGTCGTCGGACCAAAGACGGAAAGGCCTTTTGGA includes the following:
- a CDS encoding tetratricopeptide repeat protein codes for the protein MADYSEQELDQIRSILDPLNKNPESSEDLNPMLSTFREKMGYGVPISIGDDDEDQSEEGSEESFDLGDEEEAEPTQKPKPLSFSEDDDIDLDELLTEPSQGGEPSADAGEDPFGGFDEAPTADDFGDFAPPEAESDPFEDSGLDDFGAPSEPEEPSAELEDFGAPTSDEDPFGGFDSAPALDTPFDTSPTEDFGSTPSADPFADSDLGMDDFGAAPSSDSDDPFAGMGGEEPTSSGGDDPFAAFDASGMEDTPGDEFGLEEGDPFGASPTSGDSDFGDLGGFDSEPSDSGDFGGDNFAEAPTDSDPFADFAPVSGGDHDPFSDLSGATSVPESDPFADFATEPASQMEMESVPESSDFTSFSPDLDSDSGDEDLGAAAFEEDLRSLGGEDKDEIDKSLTDEELAIIQREILRYPPLLRRTVIESIVQDRLSKKAQRDLLELIKIESTPEDIAAFLSSALGVTVALTDRSGAYSADGVPIISSDPIYTREGVLERRKKIRRTFFAAAAALLIGFGSYFTYKHIILPRQAAQNYEAGLEQIREMGAKRFAGTLGEEDRKKYLISIEDSYDKGFDIDPYNLKYMNLYGVEYSRAGEYELSFQKLFGKIEPDLGMGTLDSWNKREQSPMVRLAQGESWNDKKLKTNKGVNQGIEGIKFLLDQEKTPRKVLIAGAFLTMRLKERTHDNNTYRNLGWFHSQIMPDFAEPTEGKKGRYKNDALAVDYYSKVFTDGESPYDEDSTAGIAKIYYNRREFGKAASFYNRIVEANPKSIPGQAGLVSTYLEMWKESGDPQFVLNHHRLLRNNLDMESELPFYTLAKLASFYAAIDPEELRIKYNINPVDQVSGIEIEESAIRLLDTIYRKSKEDERTGVEIEGKNYAEGYYQRGKYYLSQKENSQARRFFEKAATLDPKHWLAVLELAEHSIRVGNFEEAKDLLKEAESRYETSERWFGSKDEDETLFEGNPARIHFDLGKIRYLLSAGLSDKDSLKEFPGRKIYPFRARSESDGKSLSVLKEEEEKRNRRNELRNSLQEFAKVDSEEPKFELIRKWRRELPASMLREMKFFKGWVEYMDSDFDKSLADWTGFEDKDEYYNPTLLMAKGNAFFYTGQTKTALGYFLRVKDDMEEKLPQMSSPKTEDPYHQEVYQTLTAAYNNIGACYETLSKKANAQESENYTALALQNYWKAIETARKINEASEIALSNKDLLFKKEALKREPLLEDWVSPTLDSIKDLVRK
- the trxB gene encoding thioredoxin-disulfide reductase, with amino-acid sequence MPHKVVIIGSGPAGHTAAIYAARANLNPVMYEGFMAGGIAAGGQLTTTTEVENFPGFPEGIDGTQLTTLFRAQSEKYGTKIITQTITKVDFSKRPFRLWSDDELIEAETVIIATGATAKRMFIPGEDSYWQKGISACAVCDGALPIYRNKELAVVGGGDSAVEEAAHLTKFASKVYLIHRRDSLRASKIMQKRATTHPKIEIIWNTAVESAQGNGNQLTSLAVKELTTGKTKELPVGGLFYAIGHKPNTEIFEGQLDLDETGYIKTVPGTTRTSVEGVFAAGDVQDKTYRQAITAAGSGCMAALEAERWLESQEE